One segment of Panicum virgatum strain AP13 chromosome 3K, P.virgatum_v5, whole genome shotgun sequence DNA contains the following:
- the LOC120699143 gene encoding uncharacterized protein LOC120699143 isoform X1: MPGHQVPTAEEIRGRKYCKWHNRLDGHTTAECRILRTEIQKAIEQGRLIFHRPQMKTDLDPFHVNAVCPMMSAEQESAFCQRVKQAVAIGRVLRRDEEAPTWMFTINMASVGPRDKGKSKADPRDDPTLEFKAEEHTSAKTVERHRKARPSSADLLNMYTRHQQNDHGSRRRDEEESYYRRQRRCYEEERRYSSPPRRYGQESEREHWSCPYFYYCWSQCMDRLPTPHDCPECSNRRVTRRRPSVFDRIRPASPPSRHQAGAPRQQRRFSPQRSRDHAATYKNLTPSASTLTQARPTQESRPQTDQRREECHLEQWCLGGLTRSQKRRVQRLRSLELAEEEYLRQLKKVAGVYQIPSLRQERKNVWRRKTEPDNTQPPVASAPPKAVASKVVSEQHPSSSSSEEDFGKKVDAMFKEPNSNVSMVFVLPDEFRPPPPASVTESMAQLTLGPAAIVFEKPVDKKYRHLKPLYLKGFINGKSLGGMMVDTGAAINVMPYSLCTKIGRSKADLVPTNVTLNDFRGETSQVMGILTVELTIGSKTINTSFFVVDSDGPYSALLGRDWIHANCCVPSTMHRCLIQWDGNEVEVVPADESYGVACAGASLWTSEKAECLSGRETYQWSSVHVAKNGLMPVPAAGEDL; the protein is encoded by the coding sequence ATGCCTGGACATCAGGTGCCGACGGCTGAGGAGATACGAGGCCGCAAATACTGTAAATGGCACAATCGCCTTGACGGCCATACCACTGCTGAATGCCGCATACTGCGTACGGAGATTCAGAAGGCCATCGAGCAAGGGAGGCTAATTTTCCACCGCCCTCAGATGAAAACGGACCTAGATCCCTTCCATGTCAACGCGGTTTGTCCTATGATGTCAGCAGAACAGGAATCGGCTTTCTGTCAGCGGGTCAAACAGGCAGTGGCCATCGGTAGGGTGCTCCGTCGCGACGAGGAGGCTCCAACATGGATGTTCACGATCAACATGGCTAGTGTTGGCCCCAGAGATAAGGGGAAATCCAAGGCCGACCCCCGCGACGACCCGACACTGGAGTTTAAAGCCGAAGAGCATACTTCGGCTAAGACAGTTGAGAGGCATCGCAAAGCAAGACCAAGTTCTGCCGATCTGCTGAATATGTACACCCGGCACCAGCAAAACGACCACGGTAGCCGGCGCCGTGACGAAGAAGAATCGTACTACCGCAGACAACGCCGCTGCTACGAAGAAGAGCGTCGATACTCCTCACCTCCGCGACGCTACGGTCAGGAGAGTGAACGCGAACACTGGAGTTGTCCCTACTTCTACTACTGCTGGTCTCAATGTATGGATAGGCTCCCAACCCCTCACGATTGTCCAGAATGCTCCAACCGCAGGGTGACACGTAGGAGACCATCAGTATTCGATCGCATCCGACCAGCATCACCTCCGTCCCGCCACCAAGCTGGCGCCCCACGTCAACAACGGAGGTTTTCCCCGCAACGCAGTCGAGACCACGCAGCAACATATAAAAACCTGACGCCAAGTGCATCAACATTGACCCAGGCTCGCCCAACGCAAGAGAGTCGTCCCCAGACCGATCAGCGGCGAGAAGAATGCCATTTAGAACAATGGTGCCTTGGAGGTTTGACTAGATCGCAAAAGCGCAGGGTTCAGCGACTGCGGAGTCTAGAGCTTGCTGAAGAAGAGTATCTTCGGCAGCTGAAGAAAGTAGCCGGAGTTTATCAGATCCCCAGCCTACGCCAAGAACGGAAGAACGTTTGGAGGCGGAAAACTGAGCCTGACAACACGCAGCCGCCCGTCGCTTCCGCACCACCTAAGGCGGTTGCAAGTAAGGTCGTCTCGGAGCAGCACCCGTCTTCGAGCTCCTCTGAAGAGGACTTCGGGAAGAAAGTTGACGCCATGTTCAAGGAACCTAACTCGAATGTCAGCATGGTGTTTGTACTACCAGATGAGTTTCGCCCTCCGCCCCCTGCATCCGTCACTGAATCCATGGCACAGCTTACTCTCGGTCCTGCTGCCATCGTCTTTGAAAAGCCAGTGGATAAGAAGTACCGCCACCTTAAGCCACTGTATCTCAAGGGATTCATCAATGGTAAATCACTTGGAGGAATGATGGTGGACACTGGAGCAGCGATCAATGTCATGCCCTATTCTTTGTGCACAAAGATCGGCCGATCTAAGGCCGATCTAGTCCCCACGAATGTTACTCTCAATGACTTTAGGGGAGAAACTTCACAAGTAATGGGCATCCTGACAGTCGAACTCACCATCGGCTCCAAGACAATCAACACTTCCTTCTTCGTGGTTGATAGTGACGGCCCATACTCGGCATTACTTGGCAGAGACTGGAtccacgccaattgttgtgtgcCGTCTACGATGCATCGTTGCCTCATTCAGTGGGACGGCAATGAAGTGGAAGTTGTTCCTGCCGATGAATCATACGGAGTTGCATGCGCAGGAGCTAGTCTTTGGACATCAGAGAAGGCCGAGTGCCTATCGGGCAGGGAGACATACCAGTGGAGCTCCGTCCACGTGGCAAAAAACGGGCTGATGCCGGTACCAGCAGCCGGCGAAGATCTGTGA
- the LOC120699143 gene encoding uncharacterized protein LOC120699143 isoform X2, with translation MPPKVNDKQIAVPDADGCVPIKDVSQLPQEHKDRCNQICEEFAEKLLSKYAITRSGGIKIPNRPLDPLDKVDLMVPSMERTQALLEEIYSMTAHALIRQSEAIINRMDNIVVKTVRTALAGEPLHITGPELNNNIGEARFYSRPLQPIHIEVQGDTIAEFIMYPPQDGLDLAPKAYSTAPLVIPEGFNCLLRYRQLEPGEKPPLPYPNPVNVTAAAASRKGAAEAAMAPHMSKALDQDSQDWYNKYASGPAREEPAMYATRPGYIPGQQDLDEFMRNRYGVLPKRDAISYAKPYPEAYDLIEPPPKFKIPDFTKFSGNEGTSTVEHISRYLAQLGPASRADFMRIRLFALSLTGPAFGWYTTLPPGSITTWK, from the coding sequence ATGCCGCCAAAGGTGAACGACAAGCAGATTGCGGTACCAGACGCCGACGGGTGTGTACCGATCAAGGATGTCTCGCAACTCCCTCAAGAGCACAAAGATCGCTGCAACCAAATATGCGAAGAGTTCGCAGAAAAGTTGCTCAGCAAGTATGCCATAACTCGCTCCGGCGGAATCAAGATCCCGAACCGTCCGCTGGATCCGCTGGACAAGGTAGACCTCATGGTACCATCAATGGAGCGCACCCAGGCACTGCTCGAGGAAATATACTCCATGACGGCACATGCTCTTATCAGGCAGTCTGAAGCCATAATCAATCGCATGGACAACATCGTGGTCAAGACTGTCAGGACAGCCCTGGCCGGTGAGCCGTTGCACATCACCGGCCCTGAATTGAACAACAATATTGGAGAAGCTCGGTTCTACTCTCGCCCTCTGCAACCCATTCACATTGAGGTTCAGGGCGACACAATTGCTGAGTTTATCATGTACCCTCCTCAAGACGGATTGGACCTGGCGCCGAAGGCATACTCCACTGCACCTTTGGTAATTCCGGAAGGCTTCAACTGCCTGCTCAGGTACCGTCAGTTGGAACCAGGGGAAAAGCCACCTTTGCCGTACCCCAACCCTGTCAATGTCACTGCCGCTGCCGCGAGCAGGAAGGGAGCTGCGGAGGCCGCCATGGCACCTCACATGTCAAAGGCCCTGGATCAGGACTCCCAGGACTGGTACAACAAGTACGCCTCAGGGCCGGCTCGGGAGGAGCCGGCCATGTATGCCACGCGACCTGGTTACATCCCAGGTCAGCAGGATTTGGATGAGTTCATGAGAAATAGGTACGGCGTCTTGCCCAAACGCGACGCTATTTCGTACGCCAAGCCGTATCCAGAGGCCTACGATTTGATTGAACCACCCCCCAAGTTCAAGATCCCTGACTTCACTAAGTTCAGTGGCAACGAAGGGACCAGCACCGTCGAGCACATCAGTCGATATCTAGCTCAGCTGGGACCTGCATCCAGAGCTGATTTCATGAGGATTCGGCTATTTGCTCTTTCACTGACGGGACCCGCGTTCGGATGGTATACCACCCTCCCTCCGGGGTCCATCACCACATGGAAGTAG